In one Zobellia galactanivorans genomic region, the following are encoded:
- a CDS encoding OmpA family protein, whose translation MARFSVRQMIFLWLGVCISLPVRSQNLVPNPSFESFLHCPGHLGNFSTDVEGWSTPTAGSTDYFNSCSLEMGTPKNFNGVQPANFGKGYAGLYLFAPDDYREYFQVELTETLRKGTRYQVSFYVSLAERSDFAVKEFGVLFSNNKIALPIKKELSKKRLYQQKNNVYNYLEIGYSNFYSDTQDWVLVHTRFEAKGSEKYLVMGNFKDNSRTRLFQTKRNAKQGAYYYVDMVEVVEDQSDEVKADAPIVGRASKPFELDKTHVFEDVLFTFDKATLLETAKVEVDRIYSFLSEHKNLNISINGYTDTVGNEKYNRSLSERRAKAVADYLLRLGLEKNRVAWKGHGGKRPIASNATAQGRKRNRRVEFVISGPKP comes from the coding sequence ATGGCCCGATTTTCAGTAAGGCAGATGATTTTTCTTTGGCTTGGGGTGTGTATTTCGCTCCCTGTACGGTCGCAAAATTTGGTTCCTAATCCAAGTTTTGAAAGCTTTCTGCACTGCCCAGGCCACCTCGGTAACTTTAGTACGGATGTAGAAGGTTGGTCAACGCCCACTGCCGGCTCCACCGATTATTTTAATAGCTGTAGCCTAGAAATGGGGACCCCTAAGAACTTTAATGGGGTGCAACCTGCAAACTTCGGAAAAGGTTATGCCGGACTTTATTTGTTCGCGCCCGATGACTACAGGGAATATTTTCAGGTCGAATTGACCGAGACCTTGCGCAAAGGGACTAGGTATCAGGTCTCCTTCTATGTGAGCCTGGCCGAACGTTCCGATTTTGCCGTCAAGGAATTCGGGGTGCTTTTCTCGAACAACAAAATAGCGCTTCCTATAAAAAAGGAACTTTCTAAAAAACGCTTGTACCAGCAAAAGAACAACGTCTATAACTATCTCGAAATTGGCTATTCCAATTTTTATTCCGATACCCAAGATTGGGTATTGGTGCATACACGGTTTGAGGCAAAAGGCTCCGAGAAGTACTTGGTCATGGGGAACTTTAAGGATAATTCCCGAACTCGACTTTTTCAGACGAAGCGAAATGCCAAACAAGGGGCGTATTACTATGTCGATATGGTAGAAGTTGTGGAAGACCAAAGCGATGAGGTAAAAGCGGATGCCCCTATTGTGGGTAGGGCATCAAAACCTTTTGAACTGGATAAGACCCATGTCTTTGAAGACGTACTCTTTACCTTTGATAAGGCTACCTTGCTTGAAACGGCCAAGGTAGAGGTGGATAGAATTTATTCCTTCCTATCTGAACATAAAAATTTGAATATTTCAATAAATGGCTACACCGATACCGTGGGAAACGAAAAATACAATCGATCTTTGTCGGAAAGGCGTGCCAAGGCAGTGGCCGATTACCTCCTTCGGTTGGGACTCGAAAAAAATCGGGTGGCTTGGAAGGGGCATGGGGGTAAGCGGCCCATTGCCAGTAACGCTACGGCCCAAGGGAGGAAACGGAACAGAAGGGTCGAATTTGTTATCAGCGGCCCCAAGCCTTGA
- a CDS encoding NIPSNAP family protein, which produces MKKSVNTFFVTTILIFVFAFSEQAQGQDLQFYQLKTYFLKDSHQEKVVDQYLKEAYLPALKRSGIENVGAFKPIPNKEGSDHKIYVLIPFDSLEQFLTLDAMIAQDKSYISAGANYINASHDNAPYERISSTLMKAFSKMPTMKATEITGPKKERVYELRSYESATEALYQNKVDMFNAGGEVELFESLGFNAVFYAEVLSGDRMPNLMYMTTFKDMESRDAHWDAFRTAEKWLKLKAEPKYQNNVSKADIMLLYPTDYSDY; this is translated from the coding sequence ATGAAAAAATCGGTAAACACATTTTTTGTAACGACCATTTTAATTTTTGTGTTTGCCTTTTCAGAGCAGGCCCAAGGGCAAGACCTCCAATTTTATCAATTAAAAACCTATTTTCTAAAGGACAGCCATCAAGAAAAAGTAGTCGACCAATATTTAAAAGAAGCCTACTTGCCCGCCTTGAAGAGAAGCGGAATCGAAAACGTAGGGGCCTTCAAACCTATTCCCAACAAAGAAGGTTCCGATCATAAAATATATGTACTGATACCTTTTGATTCCCTTGAGCAATTTTTGACCTTAGACGCTATGATCGCCCAAGACAAAAGCTATATCTCGGCAGGTGCCAACTACATAAATGCCTCCCACGACAACGCACCATACGAACGTATCTCCTCTACCTTAATGAAGGCCTTTTCCAAAATGCCGACGATGAAGGCGACAGAAATCACCGGCCCCAAAAAAGAACGGGTATATGAACTAAGGAGCTACGAATCGGCTACCGAGGCCTTATATCAAAACAAGGTGGATATGTTCAATGCCGGAGGGGAAGTGGAACTTTTCGAATCTTTGGGCTTCAATGCCGTGTTTTATGCCGAAGTTCTGTCGGGCGACCGTATGCCCAACCTTATGTACATGACCACTTTCAAGGATATGGAATCAAGGGATGCCCATTGGGACGCTTTTAGAACCGCTGAAAAATGGCTAAAACTAAAGGCAGAACCAAAATATCAGAACAATGTGAGCAAGGCCGATATTATGCTGCTCTACCCCACCGACTATTCCGATTATTAG
- a CDS encoding NYN domain-containing protein, with protein sequence MDLNLAVLIDGDNIPSAYVKEMMEEIAKYGNPTIKRIYGDWTNPRLGKWKNVLLENAITPIQQYGYTQGKNATDSAMIIDAMDILYSGKVNGFCLVSSDSDFTRLATRLREAGMQVFGIGEKKTPNPFIVACDKFIYIEILKKDEEEEDNAVSAKNQKTAKSNVDRITAKEIRLIASTIDDVADDDGWAFLGDVGSLLQKKQPNFDSRNYGFQKLTPLISSIKSIEVERREDSKGRKKLIYVKMAEKPKSRSAK encoded by the coding sequence ATGGATTTAAATCTTGCGGTACTTATAGATGGTGATAATATTCCTTCGGCCTATGTTAAGGAAATGATGGAGGAAATTGCCAAATACGGAAACCCCACGATAAAACGTATTTACGGGGATTGGACGAACCCACGTCTTGGAAAGTGGAAAAACGTGCTTTTGGAAAATGCCATAACCCCCATTCAACAGTATGGCTATACCCAAGGCAAAAACGCCACCGATTCGGCTATGATCATTGACGCCATGGATATTTTGTATTCGGGCAAGGTCAATGGTTTCTGTCTCGTGAGCAGTGATAGCGATTTTACGCGTTTGGCTACGCGATTGCGCGAAGCGGGAATGCAGGTTTTTGGTATTGGGGAAAAGAAAACCCCCAATCCCTTTATTGTGGCCTGTGATAAGTTTATCTACATAGAGATCCTTAAAAAGGATGAAGAGGAAGAAGATAACGCCGTCAGTGCCAAAAATCAAAAAACGGCAAAGAGTAATGTCGATAGGATAACGGCCAAGGAAATACGCTTGATCGCCTCTACCATAGACGATGTGGCCGATGATGATGGCTGGGCCTTTTTGGGCGATGTGGGCAGTCTTTTGCAGAAAAAACAACCGAATTTCGATTCGAGAAACTATGGTTTTCAAAAGTTGACCCCATTGATAAGCTCCATAAAATCAATAGAAGTGGAGCGACGCGAAGATTCCAAAGGGCGTAAAAAACTCATTTACGTGAAAATGGCCGAAAAGCCTAAATCGCGATCTGCAAAATAA
- a CDS encoding amidohydrolase, whose product MKNILLLVCLCLLAFQPAKDKVDLIVVNANVYTVDSGFTKAEAFAVQNGKFIAVGTSAEIQAKYTSDNIVNAQGKTITPGLIDAHCHFFGLGQKQQVVDLTGTKSYNEVLESVKAFQESQPKDFILGSGWDQNDWEVKEFPTKEKLDALFPDTPVALVRIDGHALLVNQKALDRAGIGVDTKVEGGEIVKQDGKLTGVLVDNPMDMVYAVIPGGDRASQTKALKDAERICLDYGLTTVNDAGLDRSTIELIDSLHQTGDLSIRVYAMVGAWESNLEYYLKRKPYKTERLNVRSVKVYGDGALGSRGAALREPYSDMPGHFGAMVTPVSQIEDLAQSIAKTDFQMNTHAIGDSANVVVLRAYEKALKGQKNRRWKVEHAQIISPENFDYFKNGIIPSVQPTHATSDMYWAKDRIGEEREKGAYAYKTLLDKAGTIALGTDFPVEQVNPLLTFYAAVARKDLEDYPKGGYRIKEALTREETLKGMTLWAAYSNFEEDEKGSVEVGKFADFVVYSDNLMEVPIEKVPEIKVEQTFVNGKRLH is encoded by the coding sequence ATGAAAAATATATTGCTTTTGGTATGTCTATGTCTTCTGGCGTTCCAACCTGCCAAGGATAAAGTGGATTTAATTGTTGTCAATGCCAATGTCTATACGGTAGATAGTGGATTTACCAAGGCCGAAGCCTTTGCCGTGCAAAACGGAAAATTCATAGCCGTAGGAACTTCTGCGGAAATCCAAGCAAAATATACATCCGATAATATAGTAAATGCCCAAGGGAAAACGATAACTCCCGGGCTTATTGATGCCCATTGTCATTTTTTCGGATTAGGGCAAAAACAACAGGTGGTCGATTTGACCGGTACCAAGAGCTATAATGAGGTGCTTGAAAGCGTCAAGGCCTTTCAGGAAAGCCAGCCGAAAGATTTTATTCTAGGGAGTGGATGGGACCAAAATGATTGGGAAGTAAAGGAATTTCCGACCAAGGAAAAACTAGATGCCCTGTTTCCCGATACCCCTGTGGCCTTAGTACGAATCGATGGGCACGCGCTCTTGGTCAACCAAAAGGCATTGGATAGGGCGGGCATTGGTGTTGATACCAAGGTCGAAGGCGGTGAAATTGTTAAACAAGACGGGAAGTTGACAGGTGTGTTGGTCGACAACCCTATGGATATGGTCTATGCCGTAATCCCCGGTGGGGATCGGGCCAGCCAAACCAAGGCCCTAAAAGACGCCGAACGTATTTGTTTGGATTATGGTCTTACCACGGTAAACGATGCGGGACTTGATCGGTCGACTATAGAACTCATCGACAGTCTTCATCAGACCGGAGACCTGTCCATTCGGGTATATGCTATGGTAGGCGCATGGGAAAGTAACTTAGAGTACTATCTAAAACGCAAACCCTATAAGACCGAACGTTTGAATGTGCGCTCGGTAAAAGTATATGGTGATGGGGCCTTGGGCTCGAGGGGTGCCGCTTTGCGGGAACCTTACTCCGATATGCCCGGTCATTTTGGGGCCATGGTTACACCGGTGTCCCAAATAGAGGATCTTGCCCAATCTATTGCCAAAACCGATTTCCAGATGAACACCCATGCTATTGGCGATTCGGCCAACGTGGTGGTTTTAAGGGCTTATGAAAAAGCGCTGAAAGGCCAGAAAAATAGGCGCTGGAAGGTAGAACACGCACAGATTATATCTCCTGAAAATTTCGATTATTTTAAGAACGGCATTATTCCTTCCGTACAACCTACGCACGCTACCAGTGATATGTACTGGGCTAAGGATAGAATTGGGGAGGAACGCGAAAAAGGGGCGTATGCCTATAAGACCTTGTTGGATAAAGCGGGAACCATTGCCCTAGGTACCGATTTTCCCGTGGAACAGGTGAATCCCCTTCTTACCTTCTATGCTGCGGTGGCCCGAAAAGATTTGGAGGATTACCCCAAGGGGGGCTATCGGATAAAAGAAGCCTTGACCCGAGAGGAAACCCTAAAGGGAATGACCCTATGGGCGGCCTACTCCAACTTTGAGGAAGATGAGAAGGGTAGTGTAGAAGTGGGGAAGTTTGCCGATTTTGTCGTCTATAGCGATAATCTTATGGAAGTACCCATAGAAAAAGTACCGGAAATCAAGGTGGAACAGACCTTTGTGAACGGAAAACGACTACATTAA
- a CDS encoding DUF2911 domain-containing protein, with protein MKKALFVAFMALTMTVSTDAIAQKFSGLDKSPMDMASYPTDYKVSEKTVRIIYSRPQLKGRSLSELAPAGKVWRTGANEAAEITFYTDVVFGGKQIKAGSYSIFTIPGESEWTVILNKNLNQWGSYSYDESADVARVKAPSSKDSNSLEEFSIAFKEAGAGFEMVMGWDKIRVAVPIAAAKM; from the coding sequence ATGAAAAAAGCACTTTTTGTAGCCTTTATGGCCCTTACGATGACCGTTTCAACCGATGCTATCGCACAGAAATTCAGTGGGTTGGACAAAAGCCCGATGGATATGGCTTCTTACCCTACCGATTACAAGGTTTCCGAAAAAACGGTACGTATCATCTACAGCCGCCCACAGCTAAAGGGTCGTTCGCTATCTGAACTTGCCCCTGCAGGAAAAGTATGGCGCACCGGTGCCAATGAAGCAGCGGAAATCACCTTCTACACCGACGTAGTTTTTGGCGGAAAACAAATCAAAGCGGGATCTTATTCCATCTTTACCATACCCGGGGAAAGCGAATGGACCGTTATTTTGAACAAAAACTTGAATCAATGGGGTTCCTATTCGTATGATGAAAGTGCCGATGTTGCACGTGTTAAGGCACCTAGTTCGAAAGATTCGAATTCCTTGGAAGAATTCTCCATCGCCTTCAAAGAAGCGGGAGCTGGTTTTGAAATGGTAATGGGCTGGGACAAAATCCGAGTGGCCGTTCCGATCGCCGCAGCAAAAATGTAA